One segment of Rubripirellula amarantea DNA contains the following:
- a CDS encoding PQQ-binding-like beta-propeller repeat protein, translating to MKLIALLAFAAFILASSHRVTAEPWPQYRGPAGDGVSTASISDKPWGSSGPKVLWKAPTPLGFSSFAVADGRAITLVGEQEHEVCLALDANTGKKLWEAQLGSIKYGRGGGDAGAPDNRGGDGPRGTPTISGDRVFAYDAFMTLHCLDAETGQSLWKRDIEAEFEGRNIPWRNASSPIVDGNSVIVGGGGAGQSFLAFNKDDGQVLWKSGDETITHATPCLAEINDRKQIVFFVTSGLVAVDVQSGEEIWRAKFPFSTSTAASPVVEGDRVYCSAGYGVGAGLFKVTEKAEATELWFKANELMNHWSTPVVHDGHLYGIFEFKKYGRAPLQCVNLATGEIKWKKGGFGPGNCIQVGNKIVALSDAGEVVIVSARPDEYVELARADVVRGKCWSTPAFSNGRLYVRSTEEAACIDLQD from the coding sequence ATGAAATTAATTGCTCTGCTGGCTTTCGCTGCCTTCATCCTAGCTTCGTCGCATCGTGTCACTGCCGAACCATGGCCCCAATATCGCGGCCCCGCGGGCGATGGCGTTTCGACGGCCAGTATTAGCGATAAGCCATGGGGTAGTTCAGGCCCCAAGGTGCTGTGGAAAGCTCCGACGCCACTTGGGTTCAGCTCGTTTGCGGTTGCCGATGGCCGCGCGATCACGCTTGTGGGGGAACAAGAACACGAGGTCTGCTTGGCGTTGGACGCCAACACCGGCAAGAAACTTTGGGAAGCTCAACTTGGTTCGATCAAGTACGGACGCGGCGGTGGTGATGCCGGTGCACCGGACAACCGAGGCGGTGATGGACCTCGCGGGACACCCACCATTTCCGGCGATCGCGTCTTCGCATACGACGCGTTCATGACATTGCACTGCCTTGATGCCGAAACGGGCCAATCGCTTTGGAAACGTGACATCGAGGCTGAGTTCGAAGGTCGCAACATTCCTTGGCGAAACGCATCGAGCCCGATCGTCGATGGGAACTCCGTGATCGTCGGTGGCGGTGGAGCTGGCCAATCGTTCTTGGCATTCAACAAAGACGATGGGCAAGTTCTTTGGAAATCCGGCGACGAAACAATCACTCACGCGACTCCTTGCTTGGCTGAAATTAACGATCGAAAGCAGATCGTTTTCTTCGTAACGTCGGGGTTGGTGGCAGTGGACGTTCAATCAGGCGAAGAGATTTGGCGAGCGAAGTTTCCGTTTAGCACATCGACCGCGGCTTCCCCTGTAGTTGAGGGTGACCGGGTCTATTGCTCAGCCGGCTATGGCGTCGGCGCCGGTCTCTTCAAGGTAACGGAAAAAGCAGAAGCAACCGAACTTTGGTTTAAAGCGAATGAATTAATGAACCACTGGAGCACGCCTGTTGTTCACGATGGACACTTGTACGGAATTTTCGAATTCAAGAAGTACGGCCGAGCTCCGCTTCAGTGCGTCAACTTGGCAACGGGTGAAATCAAATGGAAGAAGGGCGGATTTGGACCTGGGAACTGCATCCAAGTCGGAAACAAAATCGTTGCTCTTTCGGATGCCGGAGAAGTCGTCATCGTCTCGGCCCGCCCGGATGAATACGTCGAACTTGCGAGAGCGGATGTCGTGCGAGGCAAGTGTTGGTCCACGCCAGCCTTCAGCAATGGGCGGCTCTACGTCCGCAGCACCGAAGAAGCGGCTTGCATTGATTTGCAAGATTGA
- a CDS encoding right-handed parallel beta-helix repeat-containing protein, with the protein MTRISVALLALLAVIPAILCDAVLCDAATFYVGPNGSDSYGRNQATNRSTPWRSIQRGVNEAGGGDTVVVLSGTYYESVYLGRSGYGGNEITLKSESREGARLIGSISSNDQSYLRVDGFDVSNYSSTGLTKGISFNRCHHVTVRDCRVRECWGGGISFDQTDWILCEWNITHENAYNDPNQHSGISVYQPQYRGNDSRAYGIIIRNNTSFNNWNYVNNVNFGRPTDGNGIVVDDFKNGQSGGNGVPYDRMTVIENNICFDNGGQGIHCYASQNIRIRNNTCVNNVGSFDFGGEVSVSESERVYVYNNILTARNGKRAALQYDSNNFWFGFNVIDGPVLNVPYDGSNIYGPAGFRQGSFELEPFSAAVNSGVDGGDHFFLDAYGQNRQNAALDRGAIEVQ; encoded by the coding sequence ATGACACGTATCTCTGTTGCTCTGCTAGCACTCCTGGCAGTCATTCCCGCCATCCTGTGTGATGCCGTCCTGTGCGATGCCGCCACTTTCTATGTGGGGCCCAATGGAAGCGACTCGTATGGTCGCAACCAAGCTACCAACCGTTCCACGCCCTGGCGTTCGATCCAGCGTGGGGTCAACGAAGCCGGCGGTGGCGATACCGTGGTCGTATTGTCGGGGACCTACTACGAAAGCGTCTATCTTGGGCGTAGCGGCTACGGTGGAAACGAGATCACGTTGAAAAGTGAATCTCGCGAAGGCGCCCGCCTGATTGGATCGATCTCGTCGAATGATCAAAGTTACCTTCGCGTCGATGGATTCGATGTCAGCAATTACAGTTCGACGGGGCTAACTAAAGGAATCAGCTTCAATCGTTGCCACCACGTTACCGTGCGAGATTGTCGCGTCAGAGAATGTTGGGGTGGAGGGATATCCTTTGACCAAACCGATTGGATTCTATGCGAATGGAACATCACCCACGAGAACGCTTACAACGATCCCAACCAGCACAGCGGAATCTCGGTGTACCAACCTCAGTATCGAGGCAATGACTCTCGCGCGTACGGCATCATCATTCGCAACAACACATCTTTCAACAATTGGAACTACGTCAACAACGTTAATTTTGGGCGTCCCACGGACGGCAACGGAATTGTGGTCGACGATTTTAAGAATGGTCAGTCCGGCGGCAACGGCGTTCCCTACGATCGAATGACAGTCATTGAAAATAACATCTGCTTTGACAACGGAGGGCAGGGGATTCATTGCTACGCCAGTCAAAACATTCGCATCCGCAACAACACCTGCGTCAACAACGTGGGAAGCTTTGACTTCGGGGGCGAAGTCTCGGTATCAGAATCAGAACGTGTTTACGTTTACAACAACATTCTGACTGCTCGAAACGGCAAGCGTGCCGCACTGCAGTATGACTCCAACAATTTCTGGTTTGGGTTCAACGTGATCGACGGTCCGGTGCTCAACGTTCCCTACGACGGCAGCAACATCTACGGCCCTGCCGGTTTCCGCCAAGGTTCGTTCGAGCTCGAGCCGTTCAGCGCAGCGGTCAACAGTGGAGTCGATGGCGGAGACCACTTTTTCCTGGACGCTTACGGACAAAATCGTCAAAATGCGGCTCTCGACCGAGGTGCGATCGAAGTCCAATAA
- a CDS encoding zinc ribbon domain-containing protein, which translates to MTTIESLLCNSCGAPLDVPSTANFVKCNHCGAQLAVHRDANVTFTEAVEKLNQATQTLAKQVSSISVHQEIAALDREWDQQEESYKIIDKDGHSRLPTQGSSIISGVMISLFGVFWTVAAFQMLARGPGGLGGPGGLGGVGAVDEVGRTSGIETLFPLLGIVFTLVGIGSAIYSHNRASEYQIAHRNYKRKRSALRAKLRSP; encoded by the coding sequence ATGACTACGATTGAATCATTGCTTTGTAATTCGTGTGGAGCTCCGCTGGACGTGCCATCGACGGCGAACTTCGTGAAGTGCAACCACTGCGGCGCGCAGCTTGCCGTTCACCGCGATGCTAATGTGACGTTTACCGAAGCCGTTGAGAAACTCAATCAGGCCACCCAAACATTGGCGAAGCAAGTCTCTTCAATATCCGTGCATCAAGAGATTGCAGCGCTCGATCGGGAATGGGATCAACAAGAAGAGAGCTATAAGATCATCGACAAGGACGGACACTCGCGGCTTCCGACTCAGGGATCGTCGATCATTAGCGGAGTCATGATCAGCCTGTTTGGAGTGTTCTGGACCGTTGCTGCCTTTCAGATGTTAGCACGCGGTCCCGGTGGCCTAGGGGGTCCCGGTGGCCTGGGCGGGGTGGGGGCAGTGGACGAGGTGGGTCGAACCAGCGGTATCGAGACGTTGTTCCCACTCCTGGGAATCGTTTTCACATTGGTTGGCATTGGCTCGGCGATCTATTCGCACAACCGAGCCAGTGAGTATCAAATCGCACATCGCAACTACAAACGAAAGCGATCGGCGCTTCGGGCGAAACTAAGGTCGCCTTAA
- a CDS encoding HAD family hydrolase → MIRQPVQAVIFDCDGTLVDSETISMELLLEGVTPLGIRMTHDEAMVRFAGNDLKVVLAELEATLNTPLPLDFLPNFRRRQFEVLAERLQPVDGAMELLGSLSLPFCVASNAPRQKIRICLETTGLIAHCSDDRIFSAYDVDAWKPDPKLFLAAAEALQVAPADCLVVEDSVFGIEAAHSAGMQVIAFDPHGSLPKNLENTCYVSHLSQVGRAI, encoded by the coding sequence ATGATTCGACAACCTGTTCAAGCGGTGATCTTTGACTGCGATGGAACTCTCGTCGACAGCGAAACCATCAGCATGGAACTGCTTCTCGAAGGCGTGACGCCGCTTGGGATTCGCATGACGCACGACGAAGCAATGGTGCGTTTTGCGGGCAACGACCTGAAGGTGGTGTTGGCGGAATTGGAAGCGACACTCAACACTCCTTTGCCTCTTGATTTCCTTCCCAATTTCCGACGTCGTCAATTCGAGGTTCTGGCCGAGCGTCTGCAACCTGTCGATGGAGCGATGGAATTACTGGGATCGTTATCATTGCCATTCTGCGTCGCATCGAACGCTCCCCGCCAGAAAATCCGCATCTGCTTGGAAACCACAGGCTTGATCGCCCATTGCAGCGATGACCGGATCTTTAGCGCTTATGATGTCGATGCTTGGAAACCAGACCCCAAGTTATTTCTTGCTGCTGCGGAAGCACTGCAAGTGGCTCCAGCCGATTGCCTTGTCGTCGAAGACAGCGTCTTTGGAATCGAAGCGGCCCATAGCGCGGGCATGCAAGTCATCGCCTTCGATCCTCATGGGTCCCTGCCCAAGAATCTGGAAAACACTTGCTACGTCAGCCATCTTTCACAAGTTGGGCGAGCGATCTAG
- a CDS encoding glycoside hydrolase family 71/99-like protein: protein MMIRNLFLFLSLFLCGESFVLAQAVDGDSQAKPLILAHYMPWFSASPRADDSGEMSWGWHWTMNHFDPDQVKGDRRQIASHFYPVIGPYDSADPAVLEYHLLLMKTAGIDGVIVDWYGLEAFNDYPMLHRNTQLLFEAVSKRGMKFAICYEDQTIPIMVRAGRLNESDQVSHAINEINQMQTMWFDHPCYVRVDGKPVLLSFGDSGLTNDGWKECLAGLKHSVAYFSEHTRRDGAMGAYDWPVPSMGFKASDRFETLAKSWEYAIPVAFPRFVDCYAEGNAGDGYQHIDDWGGETFKRTLVTASKFNAPMIQLATWNDWGEGTQIEPSREHGFRDLEMIQMFRRRYVDKKFAAKADDLQLPLELWKQRQDAAADDGRLTEVADLIADGEFARARKRLESRR, encoded by the coding sequence ATGATGATTCGTAACCTTTTTCTCTTTCTCAGTTTGTTCCTCTGTGGCGAGTCTTTCGTATTGGCGCAAGCTGTGGATGGCGATTCCCAAGCGAAGCCGCTAATCCTTGCCCACTACATGCCTTGGTTTAGTGCCAGCCCTCGAGCGGATGATTCTGGCGAGATGTCGTGGGGATGGCACTGGACGATGAACCATTTCGATCCCGATCAAGTGAAGGGAGATCGACGCCAAATTGCTTCGCACTTTTATCCCGTGATTGGACCCTACGATTCGGCTGATCCCGCGGTGCTTGAATACCATTTGTTGCTAATGAAGACCGCTGGCATCGATGGAGTGATTGTTGATTGGTACGGACTCGAAGCCTTCAACGATTATCCCATGTTGCACAGGAACACTCAATTGCTTTTCGAAGCCGTTTCCAAACGGGGCATGAAGTTTGCGATTTGTTACGAGGACCAGACCATTCCGATCATGGTCAGGGCAGGACGTCTTAATGAATCCGATCAGGTGTCGCACGCAATCAACGAGATCAACCAGATGCAGACCATGTGGTTTGATCATCCCTGTTACGTGCGAGTTGATGGCAAGCCCGTTTTGTTATCGTTCGGCGATTCGGGGTTGACCAACGATGGCTGGAAGGAATGCTTAGCGGGCCTGAAACATTCTGTTGCTTACTTCAGCGAACACACACGTCGTGACGGCGCGATGGGTGCTTACGATTGGCCCGTTCCGTCCATGGGATTTAAAGCAAGCGATCGGTTCGAGACACTTGCCAAGTCTTGGGAATACGCGATTCCCGTTGCGTTTCCGCGGTTCGTCGATTGTTACGCCGAAGGAAACGCGGGTGATGGCTACCAACACATCGACGACTGGGGAGGCGAAACGTTCAAGCGGACATTGGTGACCGCCAGCAAGTTTAACGCTCCGATGATTCAACTTGCTACGTGGAACGATTGGGGCGAGGGAACGCAGATTGAACCAAGTCGCGAACATGGATTCCGCGATCTAGAGATGATTCAAATGTTTCGGCGTCGTTACGTGGATAAGAAGTTTGCCGCAAAAGCAGACGACTTGCAGTTGCCACTTGAGCTTTGGAAACAGCGTCAAGATGCGGCCGCCGATGATGGTCGGCTCACCGAGGTTGCGGACCTGATTGCCGACGGTGAATTTGCCAGAGCCCGTAAACGATTGGAGTCACGTCGTTGA
- a CDS encoding DUF1559 domain-containing protein — protein MSSLPAHPFVRKCHRSRGFTLIELLVSIAIIGILVAMLLPAVQATREAARKTTCKNHLKQIGLALHAYHNAHRSLPTGCIEWRGFMAPPTHRQFAWSAFLLPFIEQQSLHDSIDFSLPFDSERNRVAAQTRVAMYECPTAPDRNLIRGQTDYGGLYGERIVDTDPSDGCFLYDKIISFRAIRDGLTNTLAVAEDVGGPDSEWINGRNVFVQAWGINDHEAWVGDNEIRSLHPGGAMVLFIDGRTLFMTESIDKSLLGKLITIAKGETAQYAP, from the coding sequence ATGTCATCCCTGCCCGCGCACCCGTTCGTCCGAAAATGCCACCGTTCCCGGGGCTTCACCCTGATCGAATTGTTGGTTTCCATCGCCATCATTGGCATTTTGGTGGCGATGCTTTTGCCCGCAGTCCAGGCGACGCGCGAGGCAGCACGAAAGACCACGTGCAAGAACCACCTCAAACAAATTGGGTTGGCCCTTCACGCGTATCACAACGCACACCGATCCCTGCCCACTGGGTGCATCGAATGGCGAGGATTCATGGCCCCGCCAACACATCGTCAATTCGCTTGGTCCGCGTTCCTACTGCCTTTCATTGAACAACAATCTCTTCATGATTCCATCGACTTTTCGCTACCGTTTGATTCCGAACGAAATCGAGTCGCAGCCCAAACTCGCGTAGCTATGTATGAGTGCCCGACGGCGCCCGACCGAAACCTGATTCGTGGGCAAACGGACTACGGCGGTCTCTACGGTGAACGTATCGTCGATACCGATCCAAGCGACGGCTGCTTTCTTTACGACAAAATAATTTCGTTTCGCGCAATCCGCGATGGCCTCACCAACACGCTGGCCGTTGCCGAAGACGTGGGCGGCCCCGATAGCGAATGGATCAACGGTCGCAATGTGTTCGTGCAAGCATGGGGAATCAACGATCACGAAGCGTGGGTTGGCGACAACGAGATCCGCAGTCTGCACCCTGGTGGTGCGATGGTCCTGTTCATAGACGGCCGAACATTGTTCATGACCGAATCGATTGACAAGTCTTTGCTCGGAAAACTGATCACGATCGCAAAAGGGGAGACCGCGCAATACGCACCGTAG
- the grpE gene encoding nucleotide exchange factor GrpE, with protein sequence MSEPKETEDSRDFDQNEAEDFAAQFDEAINDDDLHVKASVGETRDEEMERLRQSADSADKRVLQAQAEAENFRKRMRRDMEDQLKYAAVPMVTDILQVRDNLNRAIEAAGDSDAIAGLRDGVAMVAKQLDDALAKHGVREIPAAGELFDPNFHEAIQQMPSDAPEGTVAHVAATGFQMHERVIRPAQVIVSTGPAS encoded by the coding sequence ATGTCTGAACCCAAAGAAACCGAAGACTCACGCGACTTCGACCAAAACGAAGCTGAAGACTTTGCAGCGCAATTCGATGAAGCCATCAATGATGATGATCTTCACGTCAAAGCCAGCGTTGGCGAAACTCGTGACGAAGAAATGGAGCGTTTGCGTCAATCAGCCGACTCGGCGGACAAGCGGGTCCTTCAAGCGCAAGCCGAAGCTGAAAATTTCCGGAAACGGATGCGACGCGACATGGAGGATCAGCTCAAGTACGCAGCAGTTCCTATGGTGACTGACATATTGCAGGTTCGCGACAACCTAAACCGTGCGATCGAAGCGGCCGGCGATAGCGATGCCATCGCTGGACTTCGTGATGGTGTGGCCATGGTCGCCAAGCAACTTGACGACGCTCTGGCCAAGCACGGCGTGCGAGAGATTCCCGCAGCAGGCGAATTGTTCGATCCGAACTTCCACGAAGCGATCCAGCAGATGCCGTCCGATGCACCCGAGGGCACAGTTGCTCATGTTGCGGCGACTGGCTTCCAGATGCACGAACGAGTGATCCGGCCCGCCCAAGTGATTGTTAGCACCGGCCCTGCTTCGTAA
- a CDS encoding gamma-glutamylcyclotransferase family protein, with amino-acid sequence MNDLLPKDLYFAYGSNLNVPEFRSWCQRNGFLNAFIEPIVVARLSGYALSFSHYSRARNGGALNVVPSENEYVDGVVFQVPGPEGWAALDAKEGFPKRYQKESLSLKTDDGKDLLAWVYVVKEPKCDHYPPHSDYVRVVQDGCRTFKMCEKRLLKAARLTSP; translated from the coding sequence TTGAACGATTTGTTGCCGAAAGATTTGTATTTCGCGTACGGATCCAACTTGAACGTGCCCGAATTTAGAAGTTGGTGTCAGCGTAACGGTTTTCTGAATGCGTTCATTGAACCGATCGTGGTGGCTCGCTTGTCAGGTTACGCTCTTTCGTTCTCACATTACAGCCGCGCCAGAAACGGAGGCGCGTTGAATGTTGTGCCATCGGAAAACGAATATGTAGACGGCGTCGTGTTTCAAGTTCCCGGACCGGAAGGATGGGCGGCGCTGGATGCCAAAGAGGGCTTTCCCAAACGCTACCAGAAAGAATCGCTTTCGCTGAAAACTGATGACGGGAAAGACCTCTTAGCGTGGGTCTACGTGGTGAAGGAACCCAAGTGCGATCACTATCCACCGCACAGCGATTATGTTCGCGTCGTGCAGGACGGTTGTCGAACGTTCAAAATGTGTGAGAAGCGATTGTTGAAGGCTGCTAGATTGACGTCGCCTTGA
- the dnaJ gene encoding molecular chaperone DnaJ has translation MAEKTCYYEVLRVERSAGKTEIDRAYRKLAIKYHPDQNRDDESAVERFKEATEAYEVLSDAEKRARYDQHGHAGVDGVHQYNDVEDIFEAFGDLFGGGMFGDLFGGGGRGRGGKRRARRGADIRCNLTLTLEEAARGVEKDIAFRRRVKCEKCAGSGAEPGSKPVTCNTCGGHGQVIQSAGILRVQTACPDCRGAGQTIGNPCGDCRGTGLENKKAELTVTIPAGVDDGMRVRVQGEGEASPDGGPVGDCYVFITVREHELFKRDGSHLILQLPISYTQAALGAAIEVPTLNGPETLTINPGTQNNEVFTLKGQGVVDPRGGRSGDLLVQVFIEVPKKLNSEQERILRELAELDHESVLPHRKSFMDRLKTFFDSEAK, from the coding sequence ATGGCTGAGAAGACTTGTTATTACGAAGTGCTTAGAGTCGAACGATCGGCGGGCAAGACCGAGATCGATCGTGCGTATCGAAAGCTGGCAATCAAATATCATCCCGACCAAAATCGGGATGATGAGTCAGCGGTCGAGCGGTTCAAAGAAGCGACCGAAGCCTACGAAGTCCTCAGCGATGCCGAAAAACGAGCCCGCTATGATCAACATGGTCATGCGGGTGTCGACGGCGTTCACCAGTACAACGACGTCGAGGACATCTTCGAAGCTTTCGGAGATCTCTTTGGCGGTGGAATGTTTGGCGACCTCTTTGGCGGTGGCGGCCGAGGACGCGGCGGAAAACGCCGTGCTCGACGCGGTGCCGACATTCGATGCAACCTCACCCTGACTCTCGAAGAGGCGGCTCGCGGTGTCGAGAAAGACATCGCCTTTCGCCGCCGCGTGAAATGTGAAAAGTGTGCTGGCAGTGGCGCCGAGCCTGGTTCCAAACCAGTCACGTGCAACACTTGTGGTGGCCATGGACAAGTCATCCAGTCCGCCGGAATCCTGCGAGTACAAACGGCATGTCCGGATTGCCGTGGAGCCGGACAAACGATCGGAAATCCGTGCGGCGATTGTCGCGGCACAGGACTCGAAAACAAGAAAGCAGAACTGACCGTCACGATTCCCGCTGGTGTCGACGACGGAATGCGAGTTCGGGTCCAGGGCGAAGGCGAAGCGAGCCCCGACGGTGGACCCGTCGGCGATTGTTACGTATTCATCACGGTCCGCGAACACGAGCTGTTCAAACGTGATGGCAGCCACCTGATTCTGCAACTGCCGATCTCGTACACCCAAGCGGCGTTGGGTGCAGCCATCGAAGTCCCAACGCTCAACGGCCCTGAAACCCTAACGATCAATCCCGGCACCCAAAACAACGAGGTATTCACGCTGAAGGGGCAAGGCGTGGTCGATCCGCGTGGCGGACGGTCCGGTGACCTGCTTGTTCAAGTGTTTATTGAAGTTCCTAAGAAACTTAACAGCGAACAGGAACGGATATTGCGAGAACTCGCTGAACTAGATCACGAATCGGTCTTGCCTCATCGCAAATCGTTCATGGATCGCCTGAAAACCTTTTTCGATTCGGAAGCAAAGTAA
- a CDS encoding DUF4465 domain-containing protein codes for MKLSLIAVTLISLSATIAMPRYSMAAVVVDFEELGAFTGSSPDGGGSYYNGNDGSGSTNSTGWNSKGVRFSNSYNGDYLPSFDFWSGWSYSNVINSSSPGLNNQYAAYPGGGSSGNGNVQAGGTYAVAFGSGAFFNLPNGSELLSVDVANTTYAALSMRDGDGFAKRFGGVSRNDADFFRITLTGFDSLNAGGNSIGSVTANLADFTFADNSQDYILGDWTTFDLTSIRNARSVAVSFASSDSGDFGINTPTYVAFDNLTITAVPEPSTLSVIAIGSLILGALRFQRRDRVSNR; via the coding sequence ATGAAACTTTCACTGATTGCTGTGACCCTAATTAGTTTGTCAGCCACGATCGCCATGCCTCGCTATTCGATGGCTGCAGTGGTGGTCGACTTTGAAGAACTTGGTGCCTTCACGGGATCAAGTCCAGATGGTGGCGGATCGTACTACAACGGTAACGATGGCTCCGGCAGCACCAACTCAACAGGCTGGAACAGCAAAGGAGTGCGATTTAGCAACAGCTACAATGGCGATTACCTTCCATCCTTCGACTTCTGGAGCGGGTGGAGTTACAGCAACGTTATCAATAGCTCGAGTCCAGGACTCAACAACCAATACGCGGCATACCCTGGCGGTGGATCCAGCGGAAACGGCAATGTCCAAGCCGGCGGTACCTACGCCGTTGCTTTTGGAAGCGGAGCATTTTTTAATCTACCCAACGGTTCCGAATTATTGTCAGTCGACGTCGCCAACACGACGTACGCTGCCTTGTCGATGCGAGATGGCGATGGATTCGCCAAGAGGTTTGGCGGTGTATCGCGAAATGATGCCGACTTCTTCCGTATAACGCTGACGGGATTCGATTCGCTTAATGCCGGCGGCAATTCGATCGGATCCGTGACGGCAAACCTGGCCGATTTTACATTTGCAGACAATTCCCAGGACTACATTCTTGGCGATTGGACTACGTTTGATTTGACGAGCATTCGCAACGCACGATCCGTTGCCGTTTCGTTCGCATCTAGCGACTCGGGGGATTTCGGAATCAACACACCGACATACGTTGCGTTTGACAATTTGACGATCACCGCCGTGCCCGAGCCATCCACTTTATCGGTGATCGCTATTGGCAGCCTGATACTAGGAGCTTTGCGATTCCAAAGACGTGATCGCGTCTCGAACCGATAA
- a CDS encoding DEAD/DEAH box helicase, producing the protein MTNRLRDDPFALPHIQESLDTPLKTFSELKLIAPLERALKDQNYEIPTPIQAQTIPHALEGKDILGCAQTGTGKTAAFALPLLDFLGGEKRIAQPGRPQALVLAPTRELAIQIGDSMRVYGKHLKLRTVLVFGGVNQNSQVREMQRGAHILVATPGRLLDLMEQGHINLGELEVFILDEADRMLDMGFLPDLKRIIAKLPDDRQSMFFSATMPPKIVDLANQLLFNPISVNVTPKETSVKRITQELVFCDRGEKPELLRQIVVGQNVDRVIVFTRTKRGANVVAKKLEQSGTEAAIIHGNKSQAARQKALAAFRDKKVRVLVATDVAARGIDIDNVTHVVNYDLPNEPEAYVHRIGRTGRAGAEGIAISFCSGEELDDLKEIEKLLGMKIPRDPNSVMPAWEPKRKPGGGGQRRGGGGSSRRSGQAKASSGGRKPASRGPGAGGQRRSKPKNRRHVAS; encoded by the coding sequence GTGACCAATCGCCTTCGCGATGATCCGTTTGCGTTGCCCCACATTCAAGAATCTTTGGATACTCCTTTGAAGACGTTTTCAGAATTGAAGCTCATCGCGCCACTCGAGCGCGCCCTAAAAGACCAGAACTACGAAATCCCCACGCCGATCCAGGCACAAACCATTCCGCATGCACTCGAGGGCAAAGACATCCTCGGATGCGCGCAAACGGGAACGGGTAAAACCGCCGCGTTCGCGTTGCCGCTGTTGGACTTCCTTGGCGGCGAAAAGCGAATCGCTCAACCGGGTCGCCCCCAAGCACTCGTGCTCGCACCCACTCGTGAGCTAGCCATTCAAATTGGCGACTCAATGCGAGTCTACGGCAAGCATTTGAAACTCCGCACCGTGCTTGTGTTCGGTGGAGTGAATCAAAACAGCCAAGTTCGCGAAATGCAACGCGGTGCGCACATCCTTGTTGCCACGCCGGGTCGCTTGTTGGATTTGATGGAACAAGGGCATATCAACCTTGGCGAACTTGAGGTCTTTATCCTCGACGAAGCCGATCGAATGCTTGACATGGGCTTCTTGCCTGACCTCAAGCGAATCATCGCCAAATTGCCTGATGATCGGCAGTCGATGTTCTTTAGTGCAACCATGCCACCAAAGATCGTTGATCTTGCGAACCAGTTATTGTTCAATCCCATTAGTGTCAACGTGACACCGAAGGAAACGAGCGTTAAGCGAATCACGCAAGAGCTCGTGTTTTGCGATCGAGGTGAAAAGCCCGAATTGCTTCGTCAGATCGTTGTCGGCCAAAACGTTGATCGGGTGATCGTTTTCACTCGCACCAAACGCGGTGCTAACGTCGTCGCGAAAAAGCTCGAACAGTCCGGCACCGAAGCCGCAATCATTCACGGCAACAAATCGCAGGCCGCTCGTCAAAAGGCACTTGCTGCATTCCGCGACAAGAAAGTTCGCGTGCTTGTTGCCACGGATGTCGCTGCTCGCGGGATCGACATCGACAACGTCACTCATGTGGTCAATTACGATCTACCCAATGAACCGGAAGCCTATGTTCATCGCATCGGGCGGACCGGTCGAGCAGGAGCCGAAGGAATCGCAATCTCGTTCTGCTCCGGCGAAGAGCTCGATGACTTGAAGGAAATCGAAAAGCTCTTGGGCATGAAAATTCCTCGCGACCCCAATTCGGTGATGCCGGCCTGGGAACCTAAACGCAAGCCAGGCGGCGGTGGGCAGCGTCGTGGTGGTGGAGGTTCATCTCGCCGCAGTGGGCAAGCGAAAGCATCGTCGGGTGGTCGCAAGCCGGCTAGTCGCGGTCCTGGGGCAGGTGGTCAGCGACGATCAAAGCCTAAAAACCGTCGCCACGTCGCTTCCTAA